Proteins from a genomic interval of Qipengyuania sp. JC766:
- a CDS encoding DUF892 family protein: MAEPKNLSDCYADELADLWSANDQMEKVVNDLAEKAGDKTLGERLKRAAEGIADHTKSLKALLDECGVEEKEHCKGMEGLVKEARKHALDADIDDDDVRDVLIVAQYQRMCHYGIAGFGTAKAFAEALGKDEHVTELDTITEEIYDADENMSDLAERSVNLAAK; this comes from the coding sequence ATGGCTGAACCCAAAAACCTGAGCGATTGCTATGCCGACGAACTGGCCGATCTTTGGTCGGCGAACGACCAGATGGAAAAGGTCGTCAACGATCTCGCGGAAAAGGCTGGCGACAAGACACTCGGCGAGCGTCTCAAACGTGCTGCGGAGGGGATCGCAGACCACACGAAGAGCTTGAAGGCACTGCTGGACGAATGCGGTGTCGAAGAGAAAGAGCACTGCAAGGGCATGGAGGGGCTCGTCAAAGAGGCCCGGAAACATGCACTCGACGCGGACATCGACGATGACGACGTTCGTGACGTCCTTATCGTCGCGCAGTACCAGCGCATGTGTCATTACGGCATTGCGGGTTTCGGTACCGCCAAGGCTTTCGCGGAGGCTCTGGGCAAGGACGAGCACGTAACCGAACTCGATACCATCACCGAAGAAATCTACGACGCGGACGAGAACATGTCCGATTTAGCCGAGCGCAGTGTGAACCTGGCGGCCAAATGA
- a CDS encoding acyl-CoA dehydrogenase family protein, translated as MERLADAGWLRACLPKSHGGEGWGTDHSGTHKAFDALRTLGRANLSVARLFEGHMNAVKLVFLYASDRRKDDVADAVSAGLLLGVWGADDPDQPLRFAQECNHVALSGAKRFASGLGLVGQAVVTVETDAGQQMLLVPTDNEERADPTTWVMAGMRATRSGRYAFDSLQVREADLLGTPGDLLTEPYFEGGIWRYCAAHLGAAEALYALLLDGLAARDRAEDRDQQRRIVDAATAIETARLWLLRAADEVERDGAQPVKAALSLLARQVTEDACREVLYTAERALGMAVHVEGSAQERIARDLRLFLCQAAPDAKRVRAARALVERRVRPEEL; from the coding sequence ATGGAGCGGCTTGCCGATGCCGGTTGGCTCCGGGCCTGTCTGCCGAAGTCCCACGGTGGCGAGGGATGGGGAACCGACCATTCCGGCACGCACAAGGCTTTCGATGCTCTGCGGACCCTCGGCCGGGCGAACCTGTCGGTCGCGCGGCTTTTCGAAGGCCATATGAATGCCGTGAAGCTCGTGTTCCTCTACGCATCGGACCGTCGCAAGGACGACGTTGCGGACGCTGTATCGGCCGGTCTGCTGCTCGGTGTGTGGGGCGCCGACGACCCCGATCAGCCGCTTCGATTTGCGCAGGAATGCAACCATGTGGCACTGTCAGGGGCCAAGCGGTTCGCGTCCGGTCTCGGCCTTGTCGGACAGGCGGTTGTGACTGTCGAGACCGATGCGGGCCAGCAGATGCTGTTGGTTCCGACCGACAACGAAGAGCGGGCGGACCCCACAACCTGGGTCATGGCCGGAATGCGTGCCACGCGATCGGGACGGTATGCTTTCGATAGTCTCCAAGTCCGGGAAGCCGATCTGCTCGGAACACCCGGGGATCTTTTGACGGAGCCCTATTTCGAGGGCGGAATATGGCGCTATTGCGCCGCCCATCTCGGGGCGGCGGAAGCATTGTACGCGCTCCTTCTGGACGGACTTGCTGCCCGCGATCGCGCGGAAGATCGCGACCAGCAGCGCAGAATTGTGGACGCGGCCACAGCGATCGAGACTGCGCGTCTCTGGCTTCTGCGCGCGGCGGACGAGGTCGAGCGCGATGGCGCCCAACCCGTCAAGGCTGCGCTTTCTTTGCTGGCTCGTCAGGTCACCGAGGACGCCTGTCGCGAAGTGCTGTACACCGCCGAGCGAGCCTTGGGCATGGCCGTGCATGTGGAGGGCAGCGCTCAGGAACGCATCGCGCGGGACCTGCGGCTCTTCCTCTGTCAGGCGGCGCCGGACGCGAAACGGGTGCGGGCGGCGCGGGCTCTGGTGGAGCGGCGGGTCAGGCCGGAGGAGTTGTGA
- a CDS encoding PIG-L deacetylase family protein, translating into MSIPVVADGTMLRATGGASRVSLDFVAPSQDLLLVMPHPDDEALGCGMALAAAVESGRRVAVLLLTDGENSHPKSAAFDTETRRNLRLCELRTALEILAPGNEIPLVRAGFPDGRSVTESAEKALDGWLSKRCVARARTIWSTWGHDPHCDHQVAAHAARCLAQRLGADLWSVPVWGRFGDLPVPDELYLFADDRFAARKRDAIAAHASQMTDLIADDPDGFVMPPALAEHFASHPEIFIRERPDA; encoded by the coding sequence GTGAGCATACCGGTGGTCGCGGACGGGACGATGCTGCGGGCGACGGGTGGCGCCTCGCGGGTTTCGCTCGATTTTGTCGCGCCTTCTCAGGATCTTCTGCTCGTCATGCCGCATCCGGACGACGAGGCTTTGGGGTGCGGGATGGCTCTAGCGGCGGCGGTGGAGAGCGGGCGGCGGGTGGCGGTCCTATTGCTGACGGACGGGGAGAATTCGCACCCGAAATCGGCTGCCTTCGACACCGAAACTCGCAGGAACCTCCGCCTTTGCGAGCTTCGCACGGCACTGGAGATACTCGCGCCGGGCAACGAAATCCCGCTGGTGCGTGCCGGCTTCCCCGATGGTCGAAGCGTCACCGAAAGTGCGGAAAAAGCGCTCGATGGGTGGCTTTCGAAGCGGTGCGTCGCGCGGGCCCGCACGATCTGGTCCACCTGGGGCCACGATCCCCATTGCGATCACCAGGTCGCCGCCCACGCGGCTCGGTGCCTTGCGCAAAGGCTCGGGGCGGACCTGTGGAGCGTGCCGGTCTGGGGCCGGTTCGGGGACCTGCCGGTTCCGGACGAGTTGTACCTTTTCGCGGACGATCGCTTCGCCGCTCGCAAGCGCGACGCCATCGCAGCCCATGCCTCCCAGATGACCGATCTCATCGCCGACGATCCGGACGGCTTCGTCATGCCGCCCGCGCTGGCGGAGCACTTCGCGTCCCATCCGGAAATCTTCATACGGGAGCGCCCGGATGCCTGA
- a CDS encoding SRPBCC family protein: protein MEKRQEIGIAGTVAGLALVAGGAAFGAMLSRRHKGGSDDAPLFTRRKPGTDNPILGRTVTIRKGRSELYEFWRDFENLPRFMENVDEIRKDGDARIWVIKAPAGQTVEVRTEVVSDVENQTIAWRSVEGSDIETNGEVTFADAPGDRGTRVSLVMFYDPPAGSLGRVIAKAFQREPEVQARHDLKRFKMLMETGEIATSAHRKDNTRKAKQQENEQ from the coding sequence ATGGAAAAACGACAGGAAATCGGAATCGCAGGAACAGTAGCGGGGCTCGCCCTCGTTGCAGGCGGCGCGGCTTTCGGCGCGATGTTGTCCCGCCGTCACAAGGGTGGGAGCGACGATGCTCCGCTATTCACACGCAGGAAACCGGGAACCGACAACCCGATCCTGGGCAGAACGGTCACGATCCGCAAAGGTCGGTCCGAGTTGTATGAATTCTGGCGCGACTTCGAAAATCTCCCGCGCTTCATGGAAAATGTCGACGAAATCCGGAAGGATGGTGACGCCCGGATCTGGGTGATCAAGGCGCCTGCCGGCCAGACCGTGGAGGTGCGCACGGAAGTCGTTTCCGATGTCGAGAACCAGACCATCGCCTGGCGTTCGGTCGAGGGATCGGACATCGAAACGAATGGCGAAGTTACTTTCGCGGATGCGCCCGGCGACAGGGGCACCCGCGTGTCTCTGGTCATGTTCTACGATCCGCCGGCGGGAAGCCTGGGCCGGGTCATCGCAAAGGCTTTCCAGCGCGAGCCGGAGGTCCAGGCGCGGCACGATCTCAAGCGATTCAAGATGCTGATGGAAACCGGCGAAATCGCCACCTCCGCGCATCGGAAGGACAACACCCGAAAAGCCAAGCAACAGGAGAACGAGCAATGA
- a CDS encoding catalase — MPDQLNLDEGGANHQKPEGDDDVMTTAQGHPVADDQNWLTAGERGPQLLEDHIAREKIFHFDHERIPERVVHARGYGVHGHFELKKAIPQYSRARIFNEEGVKTPTFTRFSTVAGNKGSPDLARDVRGFATKFYTQEGNWDLVGNNIPVFFIQDAIKFPDLIHAAKPAPDRGFPQAQTAHDNFWDFVTLSPESMHMIMWIMSDRTIPRSFRFMEGFGVHTFRLVNEDGESHFVKFHWKPKLGLQSVIWNEALKVNGMDPDFHRRDMWDAIDAGDFPQWDLGIQVFDEEFAEQFEFDVLDATKIIPEEQVPVEIIGTLTLDANVDNFFAETEQVAFCTQNIVPGIDHSDDPLLQGRNFSYLDTQLKRLGGPNFTHLPINAPKCPVRHFQQDGHMAMTNPKGRANYEPNSWGGDTGEDRGPRACPNRGFESYPAKVSGPKLRIRSETFADHYSQARQFYISQTPVEQTHMANALTFELSKCERPDIRERMVGHLRHIDEDLAKEVADGLGLTSMPDKVVAARQPVADLPESPALSIIKNGPDSFKGRKLGVYIAEGADADIVKALKEAATGAGGMVEIVAPHVSGAKLSDGTLMPADEKIDGGPSVTYDAVAVVMNEESARRYNTDKPSVDFVNDAFAHAKFVAYVPEVRPLFETAGVWDWMDDGFVDLSRGTEAADDFIQKCGKLRFWDRESVKQD; from the coding sequence ATGCCCGACCAGCTGAACCTCGATGAGGGAGGCGCCAATCATCAGAAGCCGGAAGGCGACGATGATGTGATGACGACGGCTCAGGGGCATCCGGTTGCGGACGACCAGAACTGGCTCACCGCAGGCGAGCGTGGGCCGCAACTTCTCGAGGACCATATTGCCCGCGAGAAGATCTTTCATTTCGATCATGAGCGCATTCCGGAGCGCGTCGTCCATGCGCGCGGCTACGGCGTGCATGGTCACTTCGAACTGAAAAAGGCGATACCCCAATATTCGCGCGCGCGGATTTTCAACGAAGAGGGCGTGAAAACGCCGACGTTCACCCGCTTCTCCACGGTCGCCGGGAACAAGGGATCGCCCGACCTGGCGCGTGACGTGCGAGGCTTTGCCACCAAATTCTACACGCAGGAGGGAAACTGGGATCTGGTCGGCAACAACATCCCGGTGTTCTTTATCCAGGATGCGATCAAGTTTCCGGACCTGATCCACGCTGCAAAACCGGCACCCGACCGTGGCTTCCCGCAGGCACAGACGGCGCACGACAACTTCTGGGATTTCGTCACCCTGAGTCCGGAATCGATGCACATGATCATGTGGATCATGTCTGATCGGACCATCCCGCGGTCATTCCGATTCATGGAAGGTTTCGGCGTTCACACTTTCCGGCTCGTCAATGAGGATGGCGAGAGCCATTTCGTGAAGTTCCACTGGAAGCCGAAGCTCGGACTGCAATCGGTGATCTGGAACGAGGCGCTGAAGGTGAACGGGATGGATCCCGACTTTCACCGGCGTGACATGTGGGACGCAATCGATGCAGGCGACTTCCCGCAATGGGATCTCGGCATCCAGGTGTTCGACGAGGAATTCGCCGAACAGTTCGAATTTGACGTGCTCGACGCGACGAAGATCATCCCCGAGGAACAGGTTCCGGTCGAGATCATCGGCACGCTGACGCTGGACGCCAATGTCGACAATTTCTTCGCCGAGACCGAGCAGGTGGCCTTCTGCACGCAGAACATCGTGCCGGGTATCGACCATTCGGACGATCCGCTGCTGCAGGGCCGCAACTTCAGCTATCTTGACACGCAGCTGAAGCGCCTTGGCGGACCCAACTTCACGCATTTGCCAATCAACGCCCCGAAGTGCCCCGTCCGCCATTTTCAGCAGGACGGGCACATGGCGATGACCAACCCCAAGGGCCGGGCGAATTACGAACCCAACAGCTGGGGTGGAGATACGGGCGAGGATCGCGGTCCGCGCGCTTGCCCGAACCGCGGCTTCGAGAGTTATCCGGCAAAGGTGTCGGGACCCAAGCTACGCATCCGCAGCGAGACGTTTGCCGATCACTACAGCCAGGCGCGCCAGTTCTACATCAGCCAGACCCCGGTCGAGCAGACGCACATGGCCAATGCGCTGACATTCGAACTGTCGAAGTGCGAGCGGCCGGACATACGGGAGCGGATGGTCGGCCATCTTCGTCACATCGACGAAGACCTGGCAAAGGAAGTTGCGGACGGGCTCGGGCTCACGTCGATGCCCGACAAGGTCGTGGCCGCACGCCAACCGGTCGCGGACCTACCGGAGAGCCCAGCGCTTTCGATCATCAAGAACGGCCCGGACAGCTTCAAGGGCCGCAAGCTCGGCGTCTACATTGCCGAGGGGGCCGATGCCGACATCGTCAAGGCCCTGAAGGAGGCCGCCACCGGGGCCGGCGGGATGGTCGAAATCGTCGCGCCTCATGTCTCAGGAGCGAAGCTTTCGGACGGTACGCTGATGCCCGCCGACGAAAAAATCGATGGCGGACCTTCGGTCACCTACGACGCGGTGGCGGTCGTGATGAACGAGGAGTCCGCACGTCGCTACAACACCGACAAGCCCAGCGTCGACTTCGTCAATGACGCCTTCGCCCATGCGAAGTTCGTGGCGTACGTGCCCGAGGTCCGACCGCTCTTCGAGACCGCCGGCGTTTGGGACTGGATGGACGATGGCTTCGTCGATCTTTCCCGCGGCACCGAGGCAGCGGACGACTTCATCCAAAAATGCGGGAAGCTCCGGTTCTGGGATCGCGAAAGCGTGAAGCAGGACTGA
- a CDS encoding class I SAM-dependent methyltransferase, with protein MPDRRRTFDDLFLNDADPWGFESKPYEKAKRAATVEAIAVPPPAHILEIGCANGVLTADLIARGYRVTAIDISAHALTLARARLPNRVEARLIQGEVPYDWPRGIYDLVLISEVLYFLTADEIAEVSRASWGSLLPGSECLLVNWTGPNDLPVDGNRAADLFERAMPWAASMRQTEDLYRIDRLYKSPTGPDR; from the coding sequence ATGCCTGACCGGCGCCGCACCTTCGACGATTTGTTCCTGAACGATGCCGACCCCTGGGGCTTCGAGAGCAAGCCGTACGAAAAGGCGAAGCGCGCCGCGACGGTGGAAGCAATCGCGGTCCCCCCACCTGCGCACATCCTGGAAATCGGCTGCGCGAACGGCGTGCTGACCGCGGACCTGATCGCGCGCGGGTACCGGGTCACGGCGATCGACATTTCGGCCCATGCCCTGACCCTGGCCCGGGCGCGCCTGCCGAACCGGGTCGAGGCGCGCTTGATCCAGGGCGAGGTTCCCTACGACTGGCCGCGCGGCATATACGATCTCGTCCTGATTTCCGAAGTGCTCTACTTCCTGACCGCGGACGAAATCGCGGAGGTCTCGCGCGCCAGCTGGGGCAGCCTCCTGCCGGGCAGCGAGTGCCTGCTGGTCAACTGGACCGGCCCGAACGATCTGCCGGTCGACGGAAACCGCGCGGCGGACCTCTTCGAGCGGGCGATGCCTTGGGCCGCTTCGATGCGACAGACCGAAGACCTCTATCGGATCGACCGCCTGTACAAATCCCCGACCGGACCCGACCGCTAG